TTCTTTGCCCGGAGTATTCCCTTTTCCAGGGGTTCGGGGAATTTTTCTTCAGATATCATTCCCTGCACTCCCTTTATCTCATCCAATTTCCGCACCCCTGCATTCTTATAGGCCTTCCTGAGGAGGTTAGCCACGTTAATCCTCTTTTTTCCCGAACTGGTGGGGACAGTACGAGCCCCGCATACTGGACAGATAGCTTGCATTGACCCCACACCACACTCAGGGTTGGTACATTTACATCTTGCTATATCAACAGTGATACTACCTTTTTTAGCCGCTTCCACAATATTCCTCCGGTTCCCACCATTGGTTCCTATGGGGAACAGGGCATGGGGTGCGGGTTTCATCATTCGTTCTTTGGTTTTTTCAGGTCGCCCTACACGCCCACCTAGATATGTGGGTGCTTTGGCCATTATTTCCACCGGAGAAACCTGATTTAAAGCTTCCAGGGTTGATATATCATCTTCAGTGTTGAGTGGTTGGTTTATTGTGTTGAGAAGGGCATAGGCATCGCCCTGTGCCAGAACAATTTTACCTTCACGTATCCGGTGGGGAACTCCCAAGGATTCCAGTATCCTCTTTTCCGGACCAATATTCACTTTCAAGTCCTCTTCAATGTTGATATCATCAATATCATGGTTAAGCCAGGATCGGAGTGTGTTAAGATCTTTTCTGGTCACATCATGATAGAAATATGTGTAGTCAGGGTGAAGTGGAATCTGATACTGTTTTGAAAGGTCGAATGCCCCACGAGCAGTTATTCTTTCCTGAAGATACTGGTTCAGTTCTTCTTCCTGCCCATCATTATAGTTAGCTGATTTTTGCAGCAGCTGTATCCACCATTCCTCGCACCAGCCCGCAGGGAGCAGTTGGTGGTTGTTTCTGAGGAATTCTCCGAAGGCTACTAACATGTCCCCCAGATAGATTATTTCCACTACCTGTGACCTTATTTTGCGAGCCTCCTCCACAGAGTCCACATTTACCACATCACCGTTTCTGAGTTTCACAATTGGCCCATCAATACTATCACAGGGAACTACACAGTTTCCCTTACCCGGTCTCTCGATTTTCATCTGGGTTCCGACAGCTAGAAACTCAAGGATCTCCATGGTAGCCGGGTGTACACCCATGGCTGCCAGTCCTGTGTTTCTGGAACGCCCATACCTTAAACGAAAGCCCCCTTTGGTTTGAGGATAAGCTAAAACTGGACGACCACCAATGATATCCCGCATGTATTTATCATCCACTTTGGGGGTCTCTCCCTTGGATTCTTCATCAGTTCCATCATTGTTATCTGATTTTTTGGTTTTAGAAAGATCTCCCAGCCAATCCCAGCCTTCTATCTTCAACATTTTAGCATATTTCAATACTTTGGGGGCTTTCTGGATAACACCCTCTACCAGTGCCAGGAGGGCTCCTCCCCGAAGATGGTTTGTTTCCACCCGTTCCAGATCCCGGTGGGATACTTCGACTTGATCCGTAGGTTCACCAGTGACTTCAACTGGTATGTGCTTTGCTGCGGATCGGACTTCATCAGGGGAGGGGGAGTACTGCAGGTTAGTCACTTCAGACTCGTAAAGCTCAGCTTCCTCAACATAACGCTCTATTTCCCTATCAGTAGGTTTATAAATATCTAAATCCATACTAAGCCTAATATAATCCGCAATTAATACTGCAAGTGCTGATGCAGTTCCACCTGCACTTCTTATTGGTCCTGTGAAGTATATGGCCAGATACCAGCTCTGGTCAAAGTTCCTTTTGATGGCCACCCTGTCTATTCCTTCCAGTGGTGCAGCTACCACCCCCTCGGTAAGAATTGATAAGGCTGTACGCACCGCCTGGTCAGCAGCCTCCTCTTTAATTTTGTACTGGTCTTTGTTCCCTGGATCGGCCTTCATAACCTCATCCGAGGTGACTATCTCCCGGGCCACCTCAAATGCAACTTCCTCACGGGACATTTCCTCTTCAAGTTCTTTTATGTGCTTTGCTATCCCCGGTGGGCCCACCAGTCCTTCCACACGTTCGGCCAGGTTCTTGGCCAGAGGTATCTCTGGTTCAGTTTCAATATCATGACCCTTCTTACGGGCCTCTATGGCCACTTCATAGGCCTGTGCAGTGCCCTCTTCCAATGTTTCAAAGTATCCCATACTAATTCCCTGACTTTTTTATATTCAAAATACTAAACACAAACAAATTAACCAATAATAATCCTACTAAATTGTGTTAAAATCCTGTTTACTTCTAAAAAAACGATTAAAGCCCTATTGAATCTGAGATTATTTAAACTCTAATAATTCTTATTAGTCTGAAGAGAATTTATACTTTTTCAATCCACTGATCTTAAGATGTTACCGATACCACCACTACAAATATAAAGTGGTAAGGGATAACATAAAAATGAATAAAATATCTACAAAATAAGATAACTGAACATAATTTTCATGATCAATTTATGGTGATTTAATTGGCAAAGAAAGAGAAAAAATACCTCCCACCCAGTGGGGCGGGTCTGGTAAGGTACTTTGAAGAGGAAACTAAAGGTCCCAAACTCAGTCCAGAACAGGTTATAATCATGACTGTTATTCTGGCTGTTTTCTGCATAGCTCTCCGGTTTTCATATACCTAGATACCAATATTTTTTTTATAAACTTCCCTCGAATTAGTTTAGGAGGAGTTATAAAAATTCAGGTAAATTTGAAGAATATTTAAATGAGTGACCTGGTTCTCAAAAAAAATATTCAAATGAAATATTCAAATGTATTAAATAAATTTTTTTAAACAGAATCAGATTCTAATATTTTTTTAATGATTTAATAAGATTTTAAGGAGTTTTTAACATGGCTATCCACCCAATTGAATTTCGTTATGGAACCCCGGAAATGAAAAAAGTCTGGGAAGCAGAGAATAAACTTCAAAAAATGCTGGAAGTTGAAGCGGCTCTTGCCGAAGCTGAAGCCCAGATGGGCTTGGTTCCTGAAGAGGCTGCCCAGGAAATACGAAGCAAGGCGAGCACCCAGTACGTTACCAATGAAAGAGTGGCTGAAATTGAAAAAGAAACTAACCACGACATTGCATCCATTGTAAAAGCCCTCGCTGAAGTATGTGAAGGAGATGCCGGAGAATATGTCCATTTCGGTGCAACTTCCAATGACATCATCGACAGTTCACAATCTCTCCTATTAAGGGATTCCATTGAGATTATACAGGAAAAGATCACTCGCCTGGCAAAAATCGTGCTCAAACTAGCTGATGAACATAAGAAAACAGTTTGTATCGGGAGAACCCATGGGCAACACGCCCTTCCCACCACCTACGGGATGAAATTCGCCCTCTGGGCTGATGAACTCCACCGCCAGTATGAACGGCTGGAAGAATGTAAAGAAAGACTCTGTGTGGGAATGATGACCGGAGCCGTGGGTACCACCGCTGCACTGGGTGAAGATGGATTGGAAATACACTTGAAAGTATCAGAGATACTGGGACTTCCTGCAGCACTGATATCCAACCAGGTGGTGCAGAGGGATAACCATGCCGAATACTTGATGGCCCTGGCCAATTTAGCCAGTACCCTGGATAAAATTGCCCTGGAAATCCGTAACTTGCAGCGTACAGAGATCAAAGAGTTAGGGGAGAGTTTCGACCCGGAAAAACAGGTAGGCTCCAGCACCATGCCCCACAAAATGAACCCCATCACTGCAGAAAGAATTTGTGGTGTTTCAAGAGTTATTAAGGCATATCCAGCCCCTGCTCTACAGAATAATGCTTTGTGGCATGAAAGGGATTTGACCAACTCCTCATCCGAACGGATCATGCTCCCGGAGGCATCCATCCTCACGGATTACATACTGAATTTGACCGTCCGGTTAATGGAAAAACTTGTTTTCTACCCTGAAAACATTGAAAGGAACCTTAACCATACTGGTGGGCTTATAATGGCCGAAAGGTTCATGGCTGAACTAACTCGTAAAGGCATGGGTAGGCAAAGTGCTTATGCAGTTGTAAGAAAGTGCGCCCTAGAGGCTAACAAACAGGGAATTAGTTTAAAAGACGTTGTACTCCAACAGGAAGAGATAAAGGACTATTTAAGCCTAGAAGAAGTGGATAAAATCATGGACCCCCACACCTATCTGGGATCTTCAGTGCAGATCGTAGAGAATGTACTGGAAAAATCAAGCCAATGGTTTTAATTTTTTTAAATAAAACCAGGTTTCAGATTTTTTTTAAAAATTTCCCTTTTTTATTATATTTTTGATAATTTGCTGCTTTTTTAAACACCCCTGAAAAGGAAAAATTAATATATTACTAACAACAAACAATATTGTTAATAATTATAAAGGGAGGTGAAAAAATGGTCGATATCAAAGAGATAAAAAAGATTAGAGCAGCACCATTCACATTGATGACATCTTCGATACATGCAATTTTAGCCTTTATCGCAGCAATTCTTCTAATACTGTTCTTCGGAACTATTGCAGCTTTAATACCAGGCATGGGACTATTCGCTAGTTTCATCACATTATTGGGATTGTCCATAATTATTCTATGGCCACTAACCTCGTTCTTCCTCAATATCGTATACACATTTATTCTGGCATTACTTTACAATGTACTTGCCGCCAGAGTAGGTGGTATTAAACTCGGCATGGAAGGAGACGAACTTAAAACAATCCCCGTGGTATCCATGGCCCTCATACTTTCATGTGTAGTCGCTATATTAACTTTTATAATGGGACTGTACATGGGTCTGGCTGGCTCCTCAATACTATCACTGTTCAGTGGAATAATTCCAATAGCAGCTAATATGGCCGCAAATACCACCAACGCCACAGATATAGCCGCACTTCCAACTGGTGCAGGTATGGCAGCAATCTCTGGAATATGGGCTTTGTTCTGGATAATTATAATGCCAATAATTGCATTCATATTCAGCTTCATTGGATACGCACTGTTCGCACTATTCTACAACATAGTAATACCCAAAGTCGGGGGAATAAGACTAATATTCGCCGAAGCAGCCAATGGCTTTGAACTAACCAACATACCAGTTCTGCCTGCAGCAATCGCCCTATCAGTTGTATCTGCAATATTCGGGTTACTACAGGGATTGTTAAATCTGGCTCAGTTCAGTATGATGGGAGATGTTCTAGGAGGATTCATGATGTTAATCGTTCAGATAATATCCTCATTCATCATGACCTTCATCATAGTCGCCCTGGCCACACTAATCTACAACTTCCTGCAACCCAGAATTGGCGGAGTCAAACTGGTACTGGAATAAATCTCTAACCCAATTACCCTTTTTTTATTTTTTTATTGAAATAACAAAGAGATAACTAATTTTAAGGTAACTAATTAGATCAGCATTGAAAATAGAAGGATTATAAAATAATTATAATATTTTAGTAATCAAATTAGATAATATTGATGGATCAGTGTTTAATACACTATATAACTGGAGGTTAATACACATGGAAGAATTAAAAGAAATAAAATCTGTAGCCATTGTACCCTACACCCTGATGTCTTCCTCGATTTCAGCAGTAGTGGGTCTTATATATGCCTTAATATTAGTCATGGTGCTGGGGGTGGTGGCTGTTTTCCTACCCTCTGAAGCCAGCATCATCACCAGTATACTGATGACGTTATCCATAGCTCTTATCATTATTTTGCCAGTGGGAGGCTTTTTGCTAAGCATCTTATCTTCATTTCTCACTGCATTCATCTACAACCAGCTGGTTCCCCGCATAGGCGGTATTAAAATAGGGATAGTTGAAATGGAAGAAATCACATCAATATCTGTGATCCCAGCTTCACTGATGTTATCACTGCTTTACACCATTATAACTTTCCTGATAATGTTGATAGTTGCACCCATACTGGTTGTGGCTTTACAGGGCGCAGCACTAGCCGCAATAAGTACCAGTACTTCGGTAGCTGGGTTAGATGGTTTAGGTGCTCTTGGAATAATTGGGATTATAATAATGATAATTGGAGTTCCCATATTGGTCTTGGTGGCCACTTTCATATCCACTGCCATCATGGCCCTGGTTTACAACTTTTTAGCTCCTCAAATTGGAGGTGTTAAGTTGAAATTCGCTTCAATAAGGGAAAACATCTTTGAAATCAAAAAAATAGCACCAATCCCCGTGGCACTTATCGGGGCCGTGGTAGTTACCATTGTTAACTTCATATTTTCATTACCATCTCTGGCCATGTACTTCGCCACTTCCAACCCCTGGGGAGGGATTGGATACTTTTTAGGGAATACCATTGGAACTTTAGTCTTTACTTTCATAATCTACACGATTATGGCACTCCTTTACAACTTCTTAAGAAGTGTGATTGGCGGAGTAGAACTTGAACTGGAATAGATAGCTGGAAACTGGAATAATAATGGGATAAATAACTAATTTAACAGGTAATAATGGTTAAAAATCCTTGAACAATGTTGGATTTTTCCATACTAATTTTTTTTAGTGTGAAATGATAGATAATAATTTATATTTTAATAATCGAAATTCTAGGGAATTAGTATAAAAAAATAAAGGAAATACCATCATGACTTCTCACAAAATCAAATGTCGTAAAATTTCACGAGGCCACGTTACTGGAAGTGTGATCATTTCCCAGGAACCCCTGAGTTTTTTGGGTGGTGCTGATCCTCAGACTGGAAATATTACTGACCGTGAACACGATCTTTATCAGCAGAACATTAGTGGCAAAATCCTGGTGATCCCCTCTGGTAAGGGTTCCACTGTGGGATCCTATGTGATCTTCCAGATGGCTAAAAACAAAACTGCACCACTGGCCATCATTGCCCTAGAAGCAGAACCCATAATCGCCACTGGAGCCATAATGGCCAGCATCCCCATGGTTGATCAGCCAGAGGAAGATGTTCTGGAAATTTTGAAGGAAGGAGACCGGGTGGAAGTTGATGCTGATCATGGAATTATCAAGTTAAAAAAATAATATTATTTCATTGAAATAATAAAAATCATTTAAGGTAAAATTGATCAATAAGTGATAAAATAATATTATAACCTAATTAAAGCCCTTATGAATTAAATAAACTATTGAAAAATATTTATAGTTTAGGAAAGATAGTAAATGTAATATTTTCATGAATTATTTGCAATAATCTACCCTCACTAATAATAAATCGGAGGATCTATGCTCCTATTCTCCATCATATCCCTGATAATTTCAGTTAGCTGTTTATTCATGGGAAACTTCATTTACTACCGGAACCCCCATAACCAGCTGAATCAAGTGTTGGCTCTTTTCAGCCTTTTTATTGGATATTTAGCCTTCACTGATTTTGGAGGTACGTACGTAACAACTGCGGAACAGGCTTACTGGTGGATCAAAGCCGCTTTCCCCTGGATGTTCACAGCTTCTTTCTTTATTCACTTAGCCCTTTTATCCACCGAAAAGTTCAACATTTTATCCCGAAAAATAACCTATATTATAATATATCTTCCCTCTGCTATTTTAGCTATTATAAACCTCACCACCCCCTCAATCACCCAGGGAGTTCAGATGGGATACTGGGGATGGACTTACATTCCCGCTGACTCAGTTGCCTATTCACTGACACTGCTTTGGACATTATCGCTGGCTTTCATAAGTGCAATCCTGGTTCTGAATTATTATCTTAAATCATTAGGAATAAAACGTCAGCAAGCTAAATACATCTTCCTAGGAGTGTACCTACCCCTGATTTCAGGTGTGCTAACCGAATTCATCCTACCTTTCATGTCTCTCCCCGCACCAAGCATTCTTAACCTGCTTATGGCCCTGGGAATTGGCTTCATTGCATATGGGATCTGGAAATTCAAGTTACCCCAGCTGACATCTTCCATGATTTCCGATAGAATCCTCTCCACCATGTCAAACTTTCTTTTCTTACTGGATGAGGAAAGAAAAATCATTCACGTTAACTTTAAAGCCATTGAATTATCTGGTTACCGCGAAAGTGAACTACTGGGCCAACCATTGGATTTCGTTTTTCCCCACATAAATCGCTCTGATTCTTATTCAAAATCCCTTGAAAATCTTGAAACCTTTCTTAATTCAAAACAAAGGGAAATACCAGTATTAGCTTCCACATCCATAATTAAGACTGCTAAACATGATGTTTTAGGATTGGTATTGGTGGGTAGTGACATCAGCCAACTTAAAGAAGCTGAAAAAGAAAGGGATCGTTACCGGGAACATTTGGAGGAATTAGTGGAAGAAAGAACCAAAGAATTGGAAAAAACCAACAGAAAACTTAAAAAAGAGATTATTGCCCATGAAAAGGCCGAAGAAGAGCTTAAAGATTCCCTGGATGAGAAGGAGATACTGGTAAAGGAAATCCATCACCGGGTGAAAAACAATCTCATGATTATTTCCAGCCTCCTGAACCTTCAGTCACACTATATAACCGATGAAAAATCCCTAAACATCTTTAAAGAAAGTCAAAACAGAGCCAAATCTATGGCCTTAATTCATGAACGACTTTACCGGACTGACAGTATGAGAAGAATTGATTTCGATGATTATATCCATACATTGGCCACTGATCTCTTCCATATTTATCGTTTAGGTCCTGGAATAAATCTTACCCTTGATTTGGAGTCAGTTAAATTGGATGTTAACAGTGCCATTCCCCTTGGCCTCATAGTCAACGAACTAGTAACCAATAGTCTCAAATATGCATTTCCTGATGGTAAGGGAGAGTTATCCATTAAATTTAGGAGTCTTAATAGGGGAGATGAATTTGAACTGGTGATCAGTGATAATGGGGTGGGTTTCCCCCAAGACCTGGACTTCCGAAAGGTAGATTCTCTGGGGTTGCAGTTAGTGTGTAATTTAACCAACCAGTTGAATGGCACCATAGATTTGGACAATACCCATGGAACCATGTTCACAATTCGTTTCAAAGAATCAAAATATGCCAAATAAAATGATAATACCTGATTTTGTATAAATTAATGATAAATTAGCTTAGAAAATAGCACTATAGCACTTATCTATTTGAGAGTTAAACCAACTCTTAAAAAAAACTAATTTTTGGAAGATAAAAAAGAAAGTAAAAAAATTAAGAAAAAATTTAATTTAAAAAAAAATAATTTAATCTTCCACTTCTACTTTTTTACGGCCATTTTCCCTGATTTCAGCACCTATAAATCCTCCAACAACACCCAGAACTCCGCCTAGGAAGATAGAGAATAAAGTGATAAATAGACCTGCAATCAGAGTCATAGCACCGGCCACCATACCAACCTTAGTAAATAGAAGTCCTATTATGGCACTTAAAGCCCCAAAGCCAGCCATGAAGAGAATTCCTATGATGAGTCCACCTATAATTCCAGTTAACCCACCTTCAATTGGTGCGTCCTTTTTATCCCCACGTCCAATGTAGGTTGCCATTAAACCCCCAATTATAGGACCTAAAAAGAATAGGGGAAAGACAGAAATTGTTAAGACTATGGTTAAAACCGCATTGATAAGGGATCCCACAGCCACTGCTTTCCAATCTACCATTCATATCACTCCTTAATGCGTATTCCCTATTATATATCCCTGATTTATTTCATTATTATTTATTCATCATTATCTTCAGAAGAGGATGTTTCTTCAGAATCATCTTCCAATATTGCATCTACCGCCTGTTGTCTGGTCTTCATCACTGAACCTAGGATCCCACCACCAAGGCCTATAAGAATGTACACCGGTATAGAACCTAATGAATAGATGATTAGACCCCCTACTATCCTTTCAGAGAATCCTGAAATTGCATAGATTATTAGGACGTAGATTATTCCGGTGAAAAGTCCCATTAAAGCTCCGTGTACTGCCCCGATCTTAATGTTCTGGTTGGCCATGTATCCCACCACCACTCCAGCTATTATCAGGGCAATCACACCCCCCACTAAGGGGATAAACATTCCAAAAACAACAACCAGTACCACGGCCAGTACTGTTCCAATGAGAATAACTTTTTGATCGATCATGATTTTTACCTTCATATCTCCACTCATTTAGCAATATGAACCTTAGTATCTTGCCCTTAATAGTTAATGAATGTATTATATTATATTTTTTGAGTTTTGAGAAATATAGTTTTGCTAAAAAAATAGGGGAAATAAAATAAAAATTCTAATATATCTGATTTTGACTTTGTTTTTTATGCTTCTCCTTTTATCATGGCTCCAATGGCCCCGCCAATGGCCATCAGGATCATAACTCCAAAGAAGGCTATAAACAGGAATATTGAAGTCACTGTGGCCGCTGCGAATCCCAGTATGCCTAGAATTATGGTTCCAAATATGAGCATGAGTATGGACAGTACTATGGCTCCAAATAAACCAGATACTGCTCCGTTTGCCATACCATTACCGGCAGTTCCCCCCACCATGTAACCAACAACCATTCCAGCTAAGATGAGGCCAATAACCGAACCCACTGCAGGTATTATCACTGCGAAGATGGCTCCTAGAACTATGGATAAAATGAATCCTACAACTACTGCTCCCCATTCAATGTCCATTTTTTCACCTCTTATTTATGAAAAAAAATAAAAAAATAGAAAAATTTGGATTTTTCTATGCTTCTCCTTTAATTGCGGCTCCGATGGCTCCACCGATAGCACCGATAATTGCTTCAATTATGACTGCTATTATCAATGCTACTATGCCTACGCCTACTCCAGCTAATCCAGCCACTGCTCCACCGATAACCATTGCTAGGATTCCAACGATTATACCTGCTACAATCCCTACCAGTGCTCCGTGAATAGCTCCGTTTGCATAGCCTCCACCAACAGTGTAACCGACGTATATGGTTGCGATTAGATAAGCAATTATGCTCCATCCTGGAAGAACCATATCAATGATCAGTCCCAGTATTACTGCAATCACTAAACCAATTATAACTGGAGTCCATTTTACTTCTACCATAGTTTTCACCTCCCTCTAGTTCTAAAGTAAACATAACCTTAATTATTGAACCATGGTTTTAGCAGCATTGTATGCATCATACAAACCATAAAGCCAAACAACTACGAATAATATGAACGCAATGGTCCCTATAAAATAAATAGCAACCCATGATACCAATGCTAAGAAAAAAATTATGGCCCCCATCTTGGTTTTGCCAGCGTATATACTACCTATGCCAGGTAAGAAGAATGATATGACCACTGCTAACATTGGATTTGGCAAATTTCCCAACACTTCCCACCTCCCTTTAAATTAATACTAATTATATCATTTTATGTCATTAATATTTTTTTCCCTTAAATTTCCCATCCTTCATTAATCGAAACTAAAAATCAGTTGGATATCCCCAGTGAACATCAAATTACAAATCAATTTCTAAAAAAAACTATTGAAACTATTTCAATACAATATTATTCATGGTTCTCTCCATTTCCATACTTTTTTGAAAAAAAGATAAGAACTTAGAATACAAATATCAATACTATAGAAATTCACTTTATCACACTAGGTTAGGTGTCATTTTAAAATATTAAAGGACGGTGTCAAATGGTGTATTTCCTAATCCGTAACGGAACTCTAATCGATGGAAATGGTGGAAAACCTATAGAAAAAGCGGAAATTCTAATTAAAAACCATGAAATCATTGATTTAGGCGTTGAGGGTTCTTTGAAACTCCCCAGTGATAAGATCAAATACTTGGATGCCAGGGGCGGATTCATTCTCCCTGGTTTTATTGACTGTCATGTGCACATGATGTTCACGGGATTCCACTTTGAAGACCCTTTATTCACCCCATTATCCCTTTATTTTTACCAGGCCACTCTTAATCTCAAACGCACCCTGAATGCAGGGGTAACCACTGCACGGGATGCAGGTATGGCTGATTTCGGAGTGAAAAGTGCGTTGGAGCAGGGACTCATCACCGGCCCCAGGCTCCAGATTAGTGTAATGCCCCTATCTACCACTGGAGGTCATTTCGATTTTCATCATAAATCAGGTCACCAGGTTAAGACAACCTATCCCGGTCTTCCAGATTCAGTTTGCGACGGGGAAGAAGAGGTTAGGAAAAGAGTTCGTGAAGTTTTAAGGGCCGGTGCAGATGTGGTTAAGGTTATGGTAACCGGAGGAGTGATCAGTGCCAATGACAGTCCTGAGCATCCCCAGTTCACCGCCGGAGAACTGCAGGTGATGGTGGAA
This DNA window, taken from Methanobacterium subterraneum, encodes the following:
- a CDS encoding metal-dependent hydrolase family protein, yielding MVYFLIRNGTLIDGNGGKPIEKAEILIKNHEIIDLGVEGSLKLPSDKIKYLDARGGFILPGFIDCHVHMMFTGFHFEDPLFTPLSLYFYQATLNLKRTLNAGVTTARDAGMADFGVKSALEQGLITGPRLQISVMPLSTTGGHFDFHHKSGHQVKTTYPGLPDSVCDGEEEVRKRVREVLRAGADVVKVMVTGGVISANDSPEHPQFTAGELQVMVEEASFRGLPVMAHAHGSSGIKNALKAGIKSIEHGTYLDKECIPLFLENDAWLVPTMLVQQINMEKLESGELPEFSSEDARNVFIKGLESVQKAQKAGIKMVMGTDSGIGPHGQNLRELGLLCKAGMDPVEAIQAGTKHAAELLGCQDKIGTIEPGKLADVVICSTNPLQDIDSLGNPDNITMVMKGGRIYKDTEHDIRLLTD